The sequence CGGTGTGCGCGGGGCAACCAGCAAGGGGCGCACGCTGTCCATCAGCACGGCGTTCAGGGTTGCCTCCAGCCACGGGTCTTCCTCTCCGGTTGGACGCCCGGCAATGACCAGATCGCACAAACGCCCCAGCCGTGTTGCGATGCTGTCTTCGGACCCCGTTTCCTCGCGGAAGGAGATCGAGACCGACGCCGGTCCCGGTGGTTCTTCGACAACGGGAAGGCTGTAGCGGGTCACAAGGCTGTCAAACAGGGCATGCACCCGGTTGGACTGCTCGCGGCCGCGGGTTTCACACAAGCGGATCATTTCATCAACCATGGCCCCGGACATGGCTTCGCCCACCAGGGGGACAGCCTGTGCCGGGTCAGGGCGTACATGGAGAACCTGGATATGGGCGGCAAAATCTCTTGCAACAAGCAGGGCTGTTTCAAGTGTTGAAATGCCGCCCTCGGTATCTGGAACAACTGCTTGGAGGATGCGTAAACTGGACATCTGTACAGGCTCCCTTCGTAGCGGGAGAGGTGTGCGTATAGCTGCCTCCTCCCCTATGGCATGCGTGGGAGTATGAACCAGTTCCTGGTTCCAGAAAAGCCCAAAGGATTGAAGGAGCTACAGGGTCTCAGGCATTACAGCATTTTTTGAATTTCTTGCCTGATCCACAGGGGCATGGATCATTGCGTCCTGCCTTTGGTGTTTTCAGGCGTACCGTTCGTGGTCCGGTATTGCCATCAATATACATCCAGCGTCCGTCAATTTTCTCGAACCGGCTGGATTCATGGTGGGCATAGTCCTTGTCGCCCACTTTGAACCGAGCCACGAATTCAACAAACCC comes from Haematospirillum jordaniae and encodes:
- a CDS encoding universal stress protein, with the translated sequence MSSLRILQAVVPDTEGGISTLETALLVARDFAAHIQVLHVRPDPAQAVPLVGEAMSGAMVDEMIRLCETRGREQSNRVHALFDSLVTRYSLPVVEEPPGPASVSISFREETGSEDSIATRLGRLCDLVIAGRPTGEEDPWLEATLNAVLMDSVRPLLVAPRTPVRQLGKSVAIAWNNSPEAVRAIHASLPFLLKAEAITVLVADEGHADAATRDLEHWLSWHGLAIKTRQIKPTGLTGNAVGGALLEAASQEQADLLVMGAFTHSRLRQLILGGVTRHVLDHATIPLLLCH